A window of the Odocoileus virginianus isolate 20LAN1187 ecotype Illinois chromosome 20, Ovbor_1.2, whole genome shotgun sequence genome harbors these coding sequences:
- the SELENOV gene encoding selenoprotein V: protein MNNQPRTPASTPARASTPVRGSTLRKTSIQVRTPTPGPESGPTRITTLVRTPALIRTLTPIRTPTPVRTPTPAPPSTPVRTPTPVPPSTPLRPPTPARTPTPVPPSTPLRPPTPVRPPTPIRPPTPVRPPTPVRPPTPIGTPTLIRSPTPVQIPTPDPIPTLIPSRVLISALESLPDSPSGPPLELEPTLTVSPAKKLEPTPRVKQVSSAASGFPPIQEPLPALTPLATDLPSPSRGSPLRTDPSTTKLIASSGHVPGTPILGAIQAILPVPALASISGSLKAENKIMIQVVYCGLUSYSLRYILLRKSLEQQFPNSLIFEEEISAQATGEFEVFVDGKLVHSKKNGDGFVDEAKLQTIVNLLNEEFKKRVAGN, encoded by the exons ATGAACAACCAGCCGCGGACACCAGCCTCTACCCCGGCCCGGGCCTCGACTCCGGTCCGGGGTTCGACCCTGCGCAAGACCTCCATCCAGGTTCGGACTCCGACTCCGGGCCCGGAGTCGGGCCCGACCCGGATCACGACTCTGGTCCGGACGCCGGCTCTCATCCGGACCCTGACCCCCATCCGAACCCCAACTCCGGTCCGGACCCCAACTCCGGCCCCGCCCTCAACTCCGGTCCGGACCCCAACTCCGGTCCCGCCCTCGACTCCGCTCCGGCCCCCGACTCCGGCCCGGACCCCAACTCCGGTCCCGCCCTCGACTCCGCTCCGGCCCCCGACTCCCGTCCGGCCCCCGACTCCCATCCGGCCCCCGACTCCCGTCCGGCCCCCGACTCCTGTCCGGCCCCCGACACCGATCGGGACCCCGACACTGATCCGGTCTCCGACTCCGGTCCAGATCCCAACTCCGGACCCGATCCCAACCCTGATCCCATCTCGGGTCCTGATTTCTGCCTTGGAATCCCTCCCCGACTCGCCTTCGGGCCCGCCCCTGGAACTTGAACCCACGCTCACTGTGTCACCTGCCAAGAAACTTGAGCCAACCCCGAGGGTGAAGCAGGTTTCATCAGCTGCCAGTGGATTTCCTCCCATCCAAGAGCCCCTTCCTGCTCTTACTCCACTGGCCACCGACTTACCGTCCCCATCCCGCGGGTCCCCTCTGAGGACAGATCCATCGACCACCAAGTTGATAGCTTCTTCTGGACATGTCCCAGGGACGCCCATCCTAGGGGCCATCCAGGCCATCTTACCGGTTCCTGCATTAGCCTCCATCAGTGGGAGCCTCAAAGCGGAAAACAAGATCATGATTCAAGTGGTCTACTG TGGCCTCTGAAGCTACAGCCTGCGG TACATCCTACTGAGAAAGAGTCTGGAGCAGCAATTTCCAAACTCTCTAATCTTC gaggaggaaatatcTGCCCAGGCTACAGGGGAGTTTGAAGTGTTTGTGGATGGAAAACTGGTACATTCAAAGAAG AATGGTGATGGCTTTGTGGATGAGGCCAAGCTACAGACAATTGTGAACCTGCTCAATGAGGAGTTCAAGAAAAGGGTAGCAGGCAACTAG